In one Methylobacterium sp. SyP6R genomic region, the following are encoded:
- a CDS encoding stimulus-sensing domain-containing protein: MDPDAEAAREPFGPRTVRRWIAQRFASSLTRRIVVLNLAGLIALLIGFLYLNQFRQGLIEARVQSLLTQGDIIAGAIAASATVDTDAITIDPDRLLQLQAGEGGNFGDEAPSGLEFSLNPERVAPLLRRLITPTGTRARVYDRDGTMLIDSRGLYIRGDLSREPPPAHKERPSLIEQAWNAVRTHIPGLGRPSSADEPGPADGRTLPEVQRALAGARGTLVRRNGPGETIVSVAVPIQRGRTVRGALLLSTQEGDIDKIIAAERFSLLQVFIIAALVMVVLSMLVAGQIVGPVGRLAEAAERVRTGIKSRQEIPDFTRRTDEIGHLSGALRDMTQALYRRLDAIENFAADVSHELKNPLTSLRSAVETLPLAKTDESRGRLMQVIQHDVKRLDRLISDIADASRLDAELARAEAGRVDLKKLITTVVSVANERRRRGDASIDLTVEPAPSGTDDPFAILGHDSRLGQVVNNLLDNARSFSPKGASVRVALRRRRNAVELTVEDDGPGIPPHALERIFERFYTDRPEQGFGQNSGLGLSISRQIVQAHRGTIRAENRLGALGEDGEPALLGARFIVRIPAQSR; this comes from the coding sequence ATCGACCCCGACGCCGAGGCCGCGCGCGAGCCGTTCGGCCCGCGGACGGTGCGGCGCTGGATCGCGCAGCGCTTCGCCTCGAGCCTGACCCGGCGCATCGTGGTCCTGAACCTCGCCGGGCTGATCGCGCTCCTGATCGGCTTCCTCTACCTCAACCAGTTCCGCCAGGGCCTGATCGAGGCCCGGGTGCAGAGCCTGCTGACTCAAGGAGACATCATCGCCGGCGCCATCGCGGCCTCGGCGACCGTCGATACCGACGCGATCACCATCGATCCCGACCGCCTGCTCCAGCTCCAGGCCGGCGAAGGCGGCAATTTCGGCGACGAGGCGCCCTCGGGTCTCGAATTCTCCCTCAACCCGGAACGGGTGGCCCCGCTCCTGCGCCGCCTCATCACGCCGACCGGCACCCGCGCCCGGGTCTACGACCGCGACGGCACGATGCTGATCGATTCGCGCGGCCTCTACATAAGGGGCGATCTCAGCCGCGAGCCGCCGCCGGCCCATAAGGAGCGCCCGAGCCTGATCGAGCAGGCCTGGAACGCCGTGCGGACGCACATCCCGGGCCTCGGCCGGCCCTCGTCGGCCGACGAGCCGGGCCCGGCGGACGGGCGCACCCTGCCGGAGGTACAGCGCGCGCTCGCCGGTGCCCGCGGCACGCTGGTGCGCCGCAACGGCCCAGGCGAGACCATCGTGTCGGTGGCGGTGCCGATCCAGCGCGGCCGCACCGTGCGGGGCGCCCTGCTGCTCTCGACCCAGGAAGGCGACATCGACAAGATCATCGCAGCCGAGCGCTTCTCGCTGCTGCAGGTCTTCATCATCGCGGCGCTCGTGATGGTGGTGCTGTCGATGCTGGTCGCCGGCCAGATCGTCGGCCCGGTCGGGCGGCTGGCGGAGGCCGCCGAGCGGGTCCGCACCGGCATCAAGTCGCGCCAGGAGATCCCCGACTTCACCCGGCGCACCGACGAGATCGGCCATCTCTCGGGTGCGCTCCGGGACATGACCCAGGCGCTCTACCGCCGCCTCGACGCGATCGAGAACTTTGCGGCGGACGTGTCGCACGAATTGAAGAACCCGCTCACCTCGCTGCGCAGCGCCGTCGAGACCCTGCCGCTCGCCAAGACCGACGAGTCCCGCGGCCGGCTGATGCAGGTGATCCAGCACGACGTGAAGCGCCTCGACCGGCTGATCAGCGACATCGCCGACGCCTCGCGCCTCGATGCCGAATTGGCCCGGGCCGAGGCGGGCCGCGTCGATCTGAAGAAGCTCATCACCACGGTGGTGTCGGTGGCCAACGAGCGCCGGCGCCGGGGCGACGCATCGATCGACCTCACCGTCGAGCCGGCGCCGTCCGGCACCGACGACCCGTTCGCGATCCTCGGCCACGACAGCCGGCTCGGCCAGGTGGTCAACAACCTCCTGGACAATGCCCGCTCGTTCTCGCCCAAGGGCGCGAGCGTCCGGGTGGCCCTGCGGCGGCGGCGCAACGCCGTCGAGCTGACCGTCGAGGATGACGGGCCGGGCATCCCGCCCCACGCCCTGGAGCGGATCTTCGAGCGCTTCTACACCGACCGGCCGGAACAGGGCTTCGGGCAGAATTCGGGGCTGGGCCTCTCGATCTCGCGCCAGATCGTCCA
- a CDS encoding response regulator transcription factor: MPTIALVDDDRNILTSVSIALETEGYRIQTYTDGASALDGLKHSPPDLAIFDIKMPRMDGMELLRRLRQKSDLPVIFLTSKDEEIDELFGLKMGADDFIRKPFSQRLLVERVKAVLRRFAAKEAGPGASAKEAEAAAARSLERGQLMMDPERHTCTWKGEPVTLTVTEFLILQALAQRPGVVKSRNALMDAAYDDQVYVDDRTIDSHIKRLRKKFKVTDNSFDMIETLYGVGYRFKEM, from the coding sequence ATGCCGACCATCGCCCTCGTCGATGACGACCGCAACATCCTGACCTCCGTGTCGATCGCCCTGGAGACCGAGGGGTACCGGATCCAGACCTATACCGACGGCGCCTCCGCCCTCGACGGCCTGAAGCATTCGCCGCCCGACCTCGCGATCTTCGACATCAAGATGCCGCGCATGGACGGGATGGAGCTGTTGCGCCGCCTGCGCCAGAAATCCGACCTGCCGGTGATCTTCCTGACCTCGAAGGACGAGGAGATCGACGAGTTGTTCGGCCTCAAGATGGGCGCCGACGACTTCATCCGGAAGCCGTTCTCGCAGCGTCTCCTGGTCGAGCGGGTGAAGGCGGTGCTCCGCCGCTTCGCCGCCAAGGAGGCGGGGCCCGGCGCCTCGGCCAAGGAGGCGGAGGCCGCGGCGGCGCGCTCCCTGGAGCGCGGCCAGCTGATGATGGACCCGGAGCGCCACACCTGCACCTGGAAGGGCGAGCCGGTGACGCTGACCGTGACCGAGTTCCTGATCCTCCAGGCGCTGGCCCAGCGCCCCGGCGTCGTGAAGAGCCGCAACGCGCTCATGGATGCGGCCTACGACGATCAGGTCTATGTCGACGACCGCACCATCGACAGCCACATCAAGCGCCTGCGCAAGAAGTTCAAGGTCACCGACAACAGCTTCGACATGATCGAGACGCTGTACGGCGTCGGCTACCGCTTCAAGGAAATGTAA
- a CDS encoding HugZ family pyridoxamine 5'-phosphate oxidase produces MAEADRKQAAPLPAAEAPFDAIGLAKSLLRKIRSGALATLERQGEHEGGAPFASLVTVATDVDGTPLLLLSRLSAHTLNLEADPRCSLLLSQGGKGDPLAHPRLTVTGRAERSAEPRARARFLARHPKAALYADFPDFAFFRLEVRAGHLNGGFAKAATLTAGELLTDLTGLEALAESEPGAVAHMNEDHLDAVALYATQLAGEEPGPWRLTGFDPEGLDLMAGERTARVPFPERLAGPAALRPTLVAMAAQARATPVP; encoded by the coding sequence ATGGCCGAGGCAGACAGGAAGCAGGCCGCGCCGCTGCCGGCCGCCGAGGCGCCGTTCGACGCGATCGGCCTCGCCAAGTCGCTCCTGCGCAAAATCCGCTCGGGGGCGCTCGCCACCCTGGAGCGGCAAGGGGAGCATGAAGGCGGGGCGCCCTTCGCGTCCCTCGTCACCGTGGCGACGGATGTCGACGGGACGCCGCTCCTGCTGCTGTCGCGCCTCTCGGCCCATACCCTCAACCTGGAGGCCGATCCGCGCTGCTCGCTGCTGCTCTCCCAGGGCGGCAAGGGCGATCCGCTGGCCCATCCGCGCCTGACCGTGACGGGGCGCGCGGAGCGCAGCGCCGAGCCCCGGGCGCGGGCGCGCTTCCTCGCCCGCCACCCGAAGGCCGCGCTCTACGCCGACTTCCCCGACTTCGCGTTCTTCCGGCTGGAGGTCCGGGCCGGGCACCTCAACGGCGGCTTCGCGAAGGCCGCGACGCTCACGGCAGGCGAACTCCTCACCGATCTCACCGGCCTCGAGGCGCTCGCCGAATCCGAGCCCGGCGCCGTCGCCCACATGAACGAGGACCACCTCGACGCCGTCGCGCTCTATGCCACGCAGCTCGCCGGCGAGGAGCCCGGGCCGTGGCGCCTGACCGGGTTCGACCCGGAAGGGCTCGACCTGATGGCCGGCGAGCGCACCGCCCGGGTCCCGTTTCCGGAGCGGCTGGCCGGCCCCGCCGCCTTGCGCCCCACCCTGGTGGCGATGGCCGCGCAGGCGCGGGCCACCCCCGTCCCCTGA